One Schistocerca nitens isolate TAMUIC-IGC-003100 chromosome 1, iqSchNite1.1, whole genome shotgun sequence DNA segment encodes these proteins:
- the LOC126246848 gene encoding arginine kinase isoform X2: protein MVDAAVLEKLEAGFKKLEASDSKSLLKKYLTREVFDKLKTKKTPSFGSTLLDCIQSGLENHDSGVGIYAPDAEAYTVFADLFDPIIEDYHGGFKKTDKHPPKNFGDVDTLANLDPNGEYVISTRVRCGRSMQGYPFNPCLTEAQYKEMEQKVSTTLSSLEGELKGQFYPLTGMSKEVQQKLIDDHFLFKEGDRFLQAANACRYWPSGRGIYHNDNKTFLVWCNEEDHLRIISMQPGGDLGQVYRRLVHAVNEIEKRIPFSHDDRLGFLTFCPTNLGTTLRASVHIKLPKLAADRTKLEEVAGKFNLQVRGTRGEHTEAEGGVYDISNKRRMGLTEYDAVKEMNDGILELIKIEGSL, encoded by the exons ATGGTTGATGCTGCAGTACTGGAGAAACTGGAGGCTGGCTTCAAGAAGCTGGAAGCCTCAGACAGCAAATCTCTGCTGAAAAAGTACCTGACGAGGGAAGTATTTGACAAGCTCAAAACCAAGAAGACTCCCTCCTTTGGTTCTACACTGCTAGACTGCATTCAGTCTG GTCTCGAGAATCATGACTCTGGTGTTGGTATCTATGCTCCTGATGCAGAGGCATACACCGTTTTTGCTGACCTGTTTGACCCCATCATTGAGGACTACCATGGTGGCTTCAAGAAGACTGATAAGCACCCACCGAAGAACTTCGGTGATGTCGACACGTTGGCCAACTTGGACCCCAACGGCGAATACGTAATTTCCACCCGTGTCCGCTGTGGTCGCTCCATGCAGGGCTACCCATTTAACCCTTGCTTGACAGAGGCACAGTACAAAGAAATGGAGCAGAAAGTTTCCACCACACTGTCTAGTTTGGAGGGTGAGCTCAAGGGTCAGTTCTACCCTCTGACTGGCATGAGCAAGGAAGTGCAACAGAAGCTCATTGATGACCATTTCCTGTTCAAGGAGGGTGACAGGTTCCTGCAG GCTGCCAATGCATGCAGATATTGGCCCAGTGGTCGTGGTATTTACCACAATGACAACAAGACCTTCTTGGTTTGGTGCAATGAGGAAGATCACCTCCGAATCATCTCTATGCAGCCTGGTGGCGACTTGGGACAG GTTTACCGCCGTCTTGTACATGCTGTGAATGAAATTGAGAAGCGCATTCCTTTCTCACATGATGACCGTCTGGGTTTCCTCACATTCTGCCCCACCAACCTGGGAACAACACTTCGTGCCTCTGTCCACATAAAGCTGCCAAAACTTGCAGCTGACAGGACAAAGCTGGAGGAAGTTGCTGGAAAATTTAACCTCCAG GTCCGTGGAACACGTGGTGAGCACACAGAGGCTGAGGGTGGCGTGTATGACATTTCTAACAAGAGGCGTATGGGTCTAACAGAGTATGATGCTGTGAAGGAAATGAATGATGGCATCCTGGAGCTCATAAAGATTGAAGGCTCTCTGTAA